The Antedon mediterranea chromosome 7, ecAntMedi1.1, whole genome shotgun sequence genome has a segment encoding these proteins:
- the LOC140054815 gene encoding uncharacterized protein gives MERDDNSRIMPGKRDACKTSSTKEKRQIRYLNDYMMNLFAKYKSENPEQRKVSFSSFKKIRQRNANIKLVKFTARNTSLCQKHQNFALQLKVLKSLGVITITSPDEAIKSITDTQISDLAKRIPDQEIQYEEWKRVPDNFGKKKTKLVQQRVDKSPFADLFVTTTIGFRKHAQRVTAQYTAIRECKENLQEGECVIHMDFAQNYTCVPMEEVQSAYWNQTGVTLHPIVAYFHDGEIKHHSMVAVSDTRAHNASTVFAILKKLVPKLRGILPELKTIHYWTDSPTSQYRNKTIFSIISNHNILFHNINASWDYFEAGHGKGPCDGIGGTVKRLADEAVKRGAAVIQDAHDFFAWACQERENSRIEYFFVTNEECVAAESEIQMKWPNIRPVPGTTNLHAVRGISGEVMVRNVSCYCGACQETSSADNMCPGWIVHSLTKRQKQNTKQSSKIQFHVDDWVSALYDEEWYIGKVVDIDDEDALVSFLKSGSRINKNIFQWPNSKDENMDFSAVLKLKQRVVRVDCSTFQTRRGNG, from the coding sequence ATGGAAAGAGATGACAACTCCAGGATTATGCCAGGAAAACGAGATGCCTGCAAAACATCTTCTACCAAAGAAAAACGCCAGATAAGATACCTCAATGATTACATGATGAACTTGTTTGCCAAGTACAAAAGTGAAAATCCCGAGCAACGGAAGGTTTCTTTTTCCTCGTTTAAGAAAATCCGACAAAGAAATGCTAATATTAAACTTGTCAAATTCACAGCAAGAAACACAAGTCTTTGCCAAAAACATCAGAACTTTGCCCTTCAGTTAAAGGTATTAAAATCTCTAGGTGTGATCACAATCACAAGCCCCGATGAAGCAATCAAATCAATCACCGACACACAGATATCTGATCTTGCCAAACGTATACCAGATCAAGAGATCCAGTATGAAGAATGGAAACGTGTCCCGGACAATTTCGGTAAGAAGAAAACTAAACTTGTTCAACAAAGAGTCGACAAAAGCCCATTTGCAGACTTATTTGTAACTACAACTATTGGTTTCCGAAAACATGCACAACGGGTTACAGCACAATACACTGCTATAAGAGAGTGTAAAGAAAACCTGCAAGAAGGAGAATGCGTCATACATATGGATTTCGCTCAGAATTACACATGTGTGCCGATGGAAGAAGTGCAAAGCGCCTACTGGAATCAGACCGGTGTTACTTTACACCCTATAGTTGCTTACTTTCATGATGGCGAAATTAAGCATCATAGCATGGTAGCGGTTTCAGACACCCGCGCACACAACGCTTCTACTGTGTTTGCAATTTTAAAGAAGCTGGTGCCAAAATTGAGAGGGATCTTGCCAGAATTAAAGACTATCCATTATTGGACCGATAGTCCAACATCACAATACCGGAATAAAACAATATTCTCCATCATATCTAATCACAACATACTTTTCCATAATATTAATGCCAGCTGGGACTACTTCGAAGCTGGGCATGGAAAAGGGCCATGCGACGGCATTGGCGGAACAGTAAAACGCTTGGCGGACGAAGCCGTAAAACGTGGTGCGGCAGTGATCCAAGATGCCCACGACTTCTTTGCTTGGGCTTGTCAAGAAAGAGAAAACTCACGCATAGAGTACTTTTTTGTTACTAATGAGGAATGTGTGGCTGCAGAATCGGAAATACAAATGAAATGGCCAAACATAAGACCTGTTCCCGGGACTACAAATCTCCATGCAGTGAGAGGCATCAGTGGAGAAGTGATGGTACGCAATGTATCTTGCTACTGTGGAGCGTGTCAAGAAACCTCTTCTGCTGATAACATGTGCCCCGGATGGATAGTCCATAGCTTAACGAAACGTCAAAAGCAAAATACCAAGCAAAGCAGCAAAATTCAATTCCATGTTGATGATTGGGTATCGGCATTATATGATGAAGAATGGTACATCGGCAAAGTTGTTGATATAGATGATGAAGATGCGTTGgtgtcttttttaaaatctgGCAGCAGAATTAACAAGAACATATTTCAGTGGCCAAATAGTAAGGATGAAAATATGGATTTTTCTGCCgtgttgaaattgaaacaaaggGTTGTACGGGTAGATTGTTCTACATTTCAGACCAGGAGAGGGAACGgataa